Proteins found in one Deinococcus multiflagellatus genomic segment:
- the zwf gene encoding glucose-6-phosphate dehydrogenase, with protein MSPRKAGTTAGGAAPKKATKKAAGQAAQAAPSAAPRRARGAQAPGADGTNPFRALMRRSRAPEPATLVIFGATGDLARRKLLPAVFGLWQDGLLGSAFNIVGIGRQEMNDEQFKDFVLAALKESKETDTPQPGSLEKFRELLYYEFGDFGGDEVYQLIDKELRRAENDHGGRKNALFYLSTPPSLFEPISNGLGRLGLSDESEGWRRLVIEKPFGRDLKSARELNDAIHRVWDESQVYRIDHYLGKETVQNLMAIRFGNAIFEPLWNRGFVDHVQITAAEDLGLEGRAGYYEEAGVVRDMLQNHLMQLFALTAMEPPAAFDANAIRDEKVKVLRAVKEIPSGRVDEVAVRGQYGPGTLYGEEVPGYREEPNVKAGSTTPTYVALKLEVDNWRWQGVPFFLRTGKRLPKKVTEIAVVFKRPPLGIFPGGLERNVLAFRIQPDEGVSLKFSSKTPGQEMVLREVVMDFRYDAFGAQLESPYSRLLLDAMLGDATLFPREDEVDLAWQIVSGILDTWDAQPGRRPRKGPDFPNYVAGTWGPDEADELMGPDRRWRRL; from the coding sequence GTGAGCCCGCGCAAGGCCGGCACAACCGCTGGAGGCGCGGCCCCGAAAAAGGCAACGAAAAAGGCTGCCGGGCAAGCCGCCCAGGCTGCGCCGTCGGCCGCGCCGCGCCGCGCCCGGGGTGCCCAGGCCCCCGGCGCCGACGGCACCAACCCCTTCCGCGCCCTGATGCGCCGCAGCCGCGCGCCAGAGCCCGCGACCCTGGTGATTTTCGGGGCCACCGGCGACCTCGCGCGGCGCAAACTGCTGCCCGCCGTGTTCGGCCTGTGGCAGGACGGCCTGCTGGGCAGCGCCTTTAACATCGTCGGGATTGGGCGCCAGGAGATGAACGACGAGCAGTTCAAGGACTTTGTGCTGGCCGCGCTGAAGGAGAGCAAGGAAACCGACACGCCGCAGCCCGGCAGCCTGGAGAAATTCCGCGAGCTGCTGTACTACGAGTTTGGGGACTTCGGCGGCGACGAGGTCTACCAGCTGATTGACAAGGAGCTGCGCCGGGCCGAGAACGACCACGGCGGGCGCAAGAACGCCCTGTTCTACCTCTCCACCCCCCCCAGCCTCTTTGAGCCCATCAGCAACGGCCTGGGGCGCCTGGGCCTGTCCGACGAATCCGAGGGCTGGCGGCGGCTGGTGATCGAGAAGCCTTTCGGGCGCGACCTGAAAAGTGCGCGCGAGCTGAACGACGCCATTCACCGCGTCTGGGACGAGTCGCAAGTGTACCGCATTGACCACTACCTGGGCAAGGAGACGGTGCAGAACCTCATGGCGATCCGCTTCGGCAACGCCATTTTCGAGCCGCTGTGGAACCGGGGCTTTGTGGACCATGTGCAGATCACGGCCGCCGAGGACCTGGGCTTAGAAGGCCGCGCGGGCTACTACGAAGAAGCGGGCGTGGTGCGCGACATGCTGCAAAACCACCTGATGCAGCTGTTTGCCCTGACCGCCATGGAGCCGCCCGCCGCCTTTGATGCCAACGCCATCCGCGACGAGAAGGTGAAGGTGCTGCGCGCCGTCAAGGAGATTCCTTCGGGGCGCGTGGACGAGGTGGCGGTGCGCGGGCAGTACGGCCCCGGCACCCTGTACGGCGAGGAGGTGCCCGGCTACCGCGAGGAGCCCAACGTGAAGGCGGGCAGCACCACGCCCACCTACGTGGCCCTGAAACTGGAAGTGGACAACTGGCGCTGGCAGGGTGTGCCGTTTTTCCTGCGCACCGGCAAGCGGCTGCCCAAAAAGGTCACGGAAATTGCCGTGGTGTTCAAGCGCCCGCCGCTGGGTATCTTCCCCGGCGGCCTGGAGCGCAACGTGCTGGCCTTCCGCATTCAGCCCGACGAGGGCGTGAGCCTGAAGTTTTCCAGCAAGACCCCGGGGCAGGAGATGGTGCTGCGCGAGGTGGTGATGGATTTCCGCTACGACGCCTTTGGCGCGCAGCTCGAAAGCCCCTATTCGCGCCTGCTGCTGGACGCCATGCTGGGCGACGCCACGCTGTTTCCCCGCGAGGACGAGGTGGACCTGGCGTGGCAGATTGTGTCCGGCATTCTGGACACCTGGGACGCGCAGCCCGGCCGCCGCCCCCGCAAGGGCCCGGACTTTCCCAACTACGTGGCCGGCACCTGGGGCCCCGACGAGGCCGACGAGCTGATGGGCCCCGACCGCCGCTGGCGGCGGCTGTGA
- a CDS encoding glucose-6-phosphate dehydrogenase assembly protein OpcA, producing the protein MTRISQTPGQLGPVDTTVRGAQTTLDELWVRAGVETRAYTGNMIALTVKKHLARVQEALSGLEGRYAGRQIIGVMDGVGDLLVHASLVPQQGGLYVERLTLEASPAQLQGAILPLIRTATVNHVWWGADSRPEGPLLSELTEIADQVIVDSLTLDVPPSRHYALADLGWSRSASWREALAQVFDVPEAARQLPRVTAMTVRHAGKKDLPARLFAGFVADTLGWRDLRTVDFRSARCGRENGDLCGVELRGEDGLHIALQAQSGDIVRVEARWDDVQRVSEVTVPQMTLAQGLARVMARPERGEVFERAWSMAKATL; encoded by the coding sequence GTGACCCGGATCAGCCAGACCCCCGGCCAGCTGGGGCCGGTGGACACCACCGTGCGCGGCGCCCAGACCACGCTGGACGAACTGTGGGTGCGCGCGGGCGTGGAAACGCGCGCCTACACCGGCAACATGATTGCCCTGACGGTGAAAAAGCACCTCGCGCGGGTGCAGGAGGCGCTCTCGGGCCTGGAGGGCCGCTACGCCGGGCGCCAGATCATTGGCGTGATGGACGGGGTGGGCGACCTGCTGGTGCACGCCAGTCTGGTGCCGCAGCAGGGCGGCCTGTACGTGGAGCGCCTGACGCTGGAAGCCAGCCCCGCGCAGCTGCAGGGCGCCATTTTGCCCCTGATTCGCACCGCCACTGTGAATCATGTGTGGTGGGGCGCCGACAGCCGCCCCGAAGGCCCGCTGCTGAGCGAACTCACCGAAATTGCCGATCAGGTGATCGTGGACAGCCTGACGCTGGACGTGCCGCCCTCGCGCCACTACGCGCTGGCCGACCTGGGCTGGAGTCGCTCGGCGTCCTGGCGTGAGGCGCTGGCGCAGGTGTTCGATGTGCCGGAAGCGGCGCGGCAGCTCCCGCGCGTGACCGCCATGACCGTGCGCCACGCCGGCAAAAAGGACCTGCCCGCGCGGCTGTTCGCTGGCTTTGTGGCCGACACGTTGGGCTGGCGCGACCTGCGCACGGTGGACTTCCGCAGCGCCCGCTGTGGCCGTGAAAACGGCGACCTGTGCGGCGTGGAGCTGCGCGGCGAGGACGGCCTGCACATCGCCCTTCAGGCGCAGAGCGGCGATATCGTGCGGGTCGAAGCGCGCTGGGACGATGTGCAGCGGGTCTCAGAAGTGACCGTGCCGCAAATGACGCTGGCCCAGGGGCTGGCCCGTGTGATGGCCCGCCCCGAGCGCGGCGAAGTGTTCGAGCGCGCCTGGAGCATGGCCAAGGCGACGCTGTAG
- a CDS encoding arabinan endo-1,5-alpha-L-arabinosidase codes for MRIHTALLLASSVLLAACAPQRVPDSAAAPAASSLAAQAVVPQAGELGAHDPVLFKAGNTYCVMSTGVESSGAPGGILVHRSDGGLGGPWRTLGAIPAPAWAAREYGAKNIWAPEVVYNGQERRYYLYYAVSQFGTRNSAIGVASSTNPCATTTWTDHGPMLRSGSGTSYNAIDPSVHWDPDSGWWLAWGSFFSGLKVQRLSSMTTLTGPVTTIASRPGVPNNPVEAPTIFKRGNFYYLLASWDSCCKGLASTYKTVMGRATSITGPYVDQQGVRLDQGGGTVLLNHRANKLGQGGGDVYQEGGTVYFAHHYYDTTAGGSPKLDIKALEWNGNWPRSSEATAGYQLSSGAVYRLVNQTSGLCLDVQNGVASPAAQLQQWGCNGQAAQNFRLEAAGDGAYRLRSLLGAQDHCLDVANGDTTPGTDVRLWPCNGLGAQQWILEDMGGGFHRLVGPQTRLALDNVNGSVNAGTEVRTWTPNGAAAQNWRLERR; via the coding sequence ATGCGAATTCACACGGCTCTTCTTCTGGCCAGCTCTGTGCTGCTGGCCGCCTGTGCCCCGCAGCGGGTCCCCGACTCTGCGGCGGCGCCCGCCGCCTCTTCCCTGGCCGCCCAGGCAGTCGTGCCGCAGGCCGGCGAGCTGGGCGCACACGATCCGGTGCTGTTCAAGGCCGGCAACACCTACTGCGTCATGTCCACCGGCGTGGAAAGTTCGGGGGCCCCGGGCGGCATCCTGGTCCACCGGTCGGACGGTGGCCTGGGGGGCCCGTGGCGCACGCTGGGGGCCATTCCCGCCCCAGCCTGGGCCGCGCGCGAGTACGGCGCGAAGAACATCTGGGCGCCGGAAGTGGTCTACAACGGCCAGGAACGCCGCTACTACCTGTATTACGCGGTGTCGCAGTTTGGCACCCGCAACTCGGCCATTGGGGTGGCCAGCAGCACCAACCCGTGTGCCACGACCACCTGGACCGACCACGGGCCCATGCTGCGTTCGGGCAGCGGCACCTCGTACAACGCCATTGACCCCAGCGTGCACTGGGACCCGGACAGCGGCTGGTGGCTGGCCTGGGGCTCGTTTTTCAGCGGCCTGAAAGTGCAGCGCCTGAGCAGCATGACCACCCTGACTGGCCCGGTCACCACCATCGCCTCGCGGCCTGGGGTCCCGAACAACCCGGTCGAGGCGCCCACAATCTTCAAGCGGGGCAACTTCTATTACCTGCTGGCCTCGTGGGACAGCTGCTGCAAGGGGCTGGCCAGCACCTACAAGACCGTGATGGGCCGCGCGACCAGTATCACCGGGCCCTACGTGGACCAGCAAGGCGTGCGCCTGGACCAGGGCGGCGGCACCGTCCTGCTGAACCACCGCGCAAACAAGCTGGGCCAGGGTGGCGGCGACGTGTACCAGGAGGGCGGCACCGTCTACTTTGCCCACCACTACTACGACACCACTGCCGGGGGCAGCCCCAAGCTGGACATCAAGGCGCTGGAATGGAACGGCAACTGGCCCCGGTCCAGCGAGGCCACCGCCGGCTACCAGCTGAGCAGCGGCGCGGTGTACCGGCTGGTCAACCAGACCAGCGGCCTGTGCCTGGACGTGCAAAACGGGGTCGCCAGCCCGGCGGCGCAGCTGCAGCAGTGGGGCTGCAACGGGCAGGCCGCCCAGAATTTCCGTCTGGAAGCAGCGGGTGACGGCGCCTACCGCCTGCGCAGCCTGCTGGGCGCGCAGGACCACTGCCTGGATGTGGCCAACGGGGACACCACCCCGGGCACCGACGTGCGCCTGTGGCCCTGCAACGGCCTGGGCGCCCAGCAGTGGATCCTGGAGGATATGGGCGGCGGCTTCCACCGCCTCGTGGGCCCGCAGACGCGCCTGGCCCTGGACAACGTGAACGGCAGCGTGAACGCCGGCACCGAGGTCCGCACCTGGACCCCCAACGGCGCCGCAGCACAGAACTGGCGACTGGAACGGCGGTAA
- the tmk gene encoding dTMP kinase — protein MTGLFLTFEGPEGAGKSTQLSRLTAQLAQRGVPCTVTREPGGTPLGTRVREVLLDPALSIDPLPEFLLYSASRAQLVANVIRPALARGEVVVCDRYADSTLAYQGAGRALPDHLLRQITQAATGGLSPALTVLLDLDPAVGLARAARRGHPDRLEQADLAFHARVRAGFLALAGAEPARFLVLDATQPEDALAEAIWAAVAPLVGAVEGGWSTESLPL, from the coding sequence GTGACCGGCCTGTTCCTCACCTTTGAAGGCCCCGAGGGCGCGGGCAAAAGCACACAGCTCTCGCGGCTGACCGCCCAGCTGGCGCAGCGGGGCGTGCCTTGCACCGTCACGCGCGAGCCCGGCGGCACCCCACTGGGCACCCGCGTGCGTGAAGTGCTACTGGACCCGGCACTGAGCATTGACCCGCTGCCAGAGTTTCTGCTGTATTCGGCCAGCCGCGCGCAACTCGTGGCGAACGTGATTCGCCCGGCACTGGCGCGGGGCGAGGTGGTGGTCTGTGACCGTTACGCGGATTCCACCCTGGCCTACCAGGGGGCTGGGCGGGCCCTGCCAGACCACCTGCTGCGCCAGATCACGCAGGCGGCCACAGGGGGCCTGAGCCCTGCGCTAACCGTGCTGCTGGACCTGGACCCGGCCGTGGGGCTGGCCCGCGCCGCGCGCCGGGGCCACCCAGACCGCCTGGAGCAGGCTGATCTGGCCTTTCACGCCCGGGTGCGCGCGGGCTTTCTGGCCCTGGCCGGGGCCGAGCCGGCGCGCTTTCTGGTGCTGGACGCCACGCAGCCGGAAGACGCATTGGCCGAAGCCATCTGGGCGGCCGTGGCGCCCCTGGTTGGCGCCGTTGAGGGCGGTTGGTCAACGGAGTCTCTGCCGCTTTGA
- a CDS encoding Nif3-like dinuclear metal center hexameric protein — protein sequence MSDLSLPGRGEVPRDQLVRYLGEYLNIGGFKDPSLNGLQIEGAPTVRRVAVSVDTSLKTLQHAADSGADLLIAHHGLFWGQPLPITGPHRERVRTALMADLNVYAAHIPLDAHPEVGNNAMIARALSLQQTVPFGEWAGTRIGLAGELPFEQSLQDFADRVQKLTGEICLVHGGGRSPTVRRLGVLSGSGAGSIAEAAALGLDTLLTGEPEHKHFHDAFEYGVNVVYAGHYETEVFGVRALAAHLEDQFGLPWQFLHHPTGL from the coding sequence TCGGACCTGTCTCTTCCTGGGCGTGGCGAAGTGCCGCGCGACCAGCTCGTGCGCTATCTGGGCGAGTACCTGAATATTGGCGGCTTCAAGGACCCCAGCCTGAATGGCCTGCAGATTGAGGGCGCGCCCACCGTGCGCCGGGTGGCGGTCAGTGTGGACACCAGCCTCAAGACGCTGCAACACGCCGCCGACAGCGGCGCGGACCTGCTGATTGCCCACCACGGCCTGTTCTGGGGCCAGCCGCTGCCGATCACCGGCCCCCACCGCGAGCGGGTGCGCACCGCCCTGATGGCCGACCTGAATGTGTACGCCGCCCACATTCCCCTGGACGCCCACCCGGAGGTCGGCAACAACGCCATGATCGCGCGGGCGCTGAGCCTGCAGCAGACGGTGCCCTTTGGCGAGTGGGCCGGAACCAGAATCGGGCTGGCGGGCGAACTGCCCTTTGAGCAGTCGCTGCAGGATTTTGCCGACCGGGTGCAGAAGCTGACCGGGGAAATCTGCCTGGTGCATGGGGGCGGGCGCTCGCCCACCGTGCGCCGCCTGGGGGTGCTCAGTGGCAGCGGCGCGGGCAGCATCGCCGAGGCAGCGGCCCTGGGCCTGGACACCCTGCTGACCGGCGAGCCCGAGCACAAGCACTTCCACGACGCCTTTGAATACGGCGTGAACGTGGTCTACGCCGGTCACTACGAAACCGAGGTGTTTGGCGTGCGGGCCCTGGCCGCCCACCTGGAAGACCAGTTCGGCCTGCCCTGGCAGTTCCTGCACCACCCCACTGGCCTGTGA
- a CDS encoding glutaminyl-peptide cyclotransferase yields the protein MCLPALPAAHAQTVPTLTPTVTARYPHDRAAFTEGLQYLGGGVYMESTGQVGQSGVRRADLKTGRVLAQVPTPLASAFGEGVAVLGGAAYHLTWQNGLAFSFDAQTLKETGRYRYPGEGWGLTTDGRSLIMSNGSATLTWRDPRTFAARRTVQVTDQGQPVRHLNELEWVQGAVYANVWLTDRIARIDPQTGKVTAWINVADLTREASSAAARAGQPLTFDDVPNGIAFVPERGTLLLTGKRWPTLFEVKLPGLKPEGSSVGGRAAPRR from the coding sequence CTGTGTCTGCCCGCCCTGCCGGCCGCCCACGCCCAGACCGTGCCCACCCTGACCCCCACGGTCACCGCCCGCTATCCGCATGACCGGGCGGCCTTTACCGAGGGCCTGCAGTACCTGGGCGGCGGCGTGTACATGGAAAGCACTGGGCAGGTGGGGCAATCCGGCGTGCGGCGCGCAGACCTGAAAACGGGCCGGGTGCTGGCCCAGGTGCCCACCCCGCTGGCCAGCGCTTTTGGCGAGGGGGTGGCGGTGCTGGGCGGCGCGGCCTACCACCTGACCTGGCAAAACGGCCTCGCGTTCTCCTTTGACGCCCAGACGCTGAAGGAAACCGGGCGTTACCGCTACCCCGGCGAGGGCTGGGGCCTGACCACCGACGGCCGCAGCCTGATCATGAGCAACGGCAGCGCCACCCTGACGTGGCGCGATCCCCGCACCTTCGCCGCGCGCCGCACGGTGCAGGTGACGGACCAGGGCCAGCCTGTGCGCCACCTGAATGAACTGGAGTGGGTGCAGGGCGCGGTTTACGCCAACGTGTGGCTGACGGACCGTATTGCCCGCATTGACCCGCAGACGGGCAAGGTGACCGCCTGGATCAACGTGGCGGACCTGACCCGCGAGGCCAGCAGCGCGGCGGCCCGCGCCGGCCAGCCCCTCACCTTCGACGACGTGCCCAACGGCATCGCCTTTGTGCCCGAACGCGGCACCCTGCTGCTGACCGGCAAACGCTGGCCCACCCTGTTTGAAGTCAAGCTGCCGGGCCTGAAACCCGAGGGCAGCAGCGTGGGCGGTCGCGCCGCGCCGCGCCGGTAA
- the queG gene encoding tRNA epoxyqueuosine(34) reductase QueG, with protein sequence MSAAETLADLAHALGADAVGWAPAAVPAPAVAEYAAWLEAGRHAGMTYLERQLPVRADPGQRLPGVQSVLVLGVSHAFAPPPVPAGGIRAGRVARYAWTPDYHDQLQPLLSRLEEAAAQLGVRARGYVDHGPVMERLFAASGFLGWRGKSGMLVSTTLGAFVTLAVLLTDLPLETSPVGHPDRCGRCTRCVAACPTAAIGPDRAIDARRCVSYLTIEHRGPVPLALRPGVGEWLFGCDVCSEVCPWSAKAGPLARHLTPRPELAWPDLGTFFGVGERQFERQYAGTAFLRPRRKGLARNALTVLGNTRAPAGWPLLLAGRTDPAWEVRDAAAWALAQWGEWAHVEALRRDPDERVQAAATQLLTGEVAAP encoded by the coding sequence GTGAGTGCCGCCGAGACCCTGGCCGACCTCGCCCACGCGCTGGGGGCCGACGCGGTGGGCTGGGCGCCAGCGGCTGTTCCGGCCCCGGCCGTGGCGGAATACGCCGCGTGGCTGGAGGCCGGCCGCCACGCGGGCATGACCTATCTGGAACGGCAACTGCCGGTGCGCGCCGACCCCGGCCAGCGCCTACCGGGGGTGCAGAGTGTGCTGGTGCTGGGCGTGTCGCACGCTTTTGCGCCGCCGCCCGTGCCGGCAGGGGGCATCCGGGCGGGGCGGGTGGCGCGCTACGCCTGGACCCCCGATTACCACGACCAGCTGCAACCCCTCCTGAGCCGGCTGGAAGAGGCGGCGGCGCAGCTGGGCGTGCGCGCCCGGGGCTACGTGGACCACGGGCCCGTCATGGAGCGCCTGTTTGCGGCGTCCGGGTTTCTGGGCTGGCGCGGCAAATCCGGCATGCTGGTGAGCACCACGCTGGGCGCCTTCGTGACGCTGGCGGTGCTGCTGACCGATCTGCCGCTGGAGACCTCTCCTGTGGGCCACCCGGACCGCTGCGGGCGCTGCACCCGCTGCGTGGCCGCCTGCCCCACCGCCGCCATAGGCCCGGACCGCGCCATCGACGCGCGGCGCTGCGTGTCGTACCTGACCATTGAGCACCGGGGCCCGGTGCCGCTGGCCCTGCGCCCTGGCGTGGGCGAGTGGCTGTTTGGCTGCGACGTGTGCAGCGAGGTCTGCCCCTGGAGCGCCAAGGCGGGGCCCCTGGCCCGGCACCTGACCCCCCGGCCCGAACTGGCGTGGCCGGACCTGGGCACCTTTTTTGGTGTGGGCGAGCGCCAGTTCGAGCGCCAGTACGCGGGCACCGCCTTTCTGCGGCCCCGGCGCAAGGGCCTGGCCCGCAACGCCCTGACGGTGCTGGGCAACACCCGCGCCCCGGCCGGCTGGCCGCTGCTGCTGGCCGGCCGCACGGATCCCGCCTGGGAGGTGCGCGACGCCGCCGCCTGGGCCCTGGCCCAGTGGGGCGAGTGGGCCCACGTGGAGGCGCTGCGCCGCGACCCCGATGAACGGGTGCAGGCGGCGGCCACCCAGTTGCTGACGGGCGAGGTCGCGGCCCCCTGA
- the gnd gene encoding phosphogluconate dehydrogenase (NAD(+)-dependent, decarboxylating) → MKIGMIGLGKMGGNMVLRLTGGGIDVTGYDRSAESVAQIEAQGARGARTMDDLIAALGEPGQRAVWIMVPAGPITQAVIDDLAGRLSPGDIIIDGGNSNYKDTMKRAEELAARGLHFVDVGTSGGVWGLKEGYAMMIGGPEEAVERLRPVFEVLAPAADRGWGRMGPAGSGHYVKMVHNGIEYGMMQAYAEGFELMKAHQTFGLDMAQIAELWRHGSVVRSWLLDLTAEALKNKADFDQLSDYVADSGEGRWTIIDSVELGVPTPVITLATQMRFRSQQEVSYAGQMLSAMRRAFGGHAVKTIEAPRQEGLVPEVAPGDHPKAAAPENIGQTSSAGEGSAAEQLGETGQQRVKGDE, encoded by the coding sequence ATGAAGATCGGCATGATTGGGCTGGGCAAAATGGGCGGCAACATGGTGCTGCGCCTGACGGGCGGCGGCATTGACGTGACGGGGTACGACCGCAGTGCCGAGAGCGTGGCGCAGATTGAGGCCCAGGGCGCACGCGGCGCCCGCACGATGGACGACCTGATCGCGGCGCTGGGCGAGCCCGGGCAGCGGGCCGTGTGGATCATGGTGCCGGCCGGGCCCATCACGCAGGCGGTGATTGACGATCTGGCCGGGCGCCTCTCGCCGGGCGACATCATCATTGACGGCGGCAACAGCAACTACAAAGACACCATGAAGCGCGCCGAGGAACTGGCCGCCCGGGGCCTGCACTTTGTGGACGTGGGCACCTCGGGCGGGGTGTGGGGCCTGAAAGAAGGCTACGCCATGATGATCGGCGGCCCCGAGGAAGCCGTGGAGCGCCTGCGCCCCGTCTTTGAGGTGCTGGCCCCCGCCGCTGACCGGGGCTGGGGCCGCATGGGCCCGGCGGGCAGCGGCCACTACGTGAAAATGGTCCACAACGGCATTGAGTACGGCATGATGCAGGCCTACGCCGAAGGCTTTGAGCTGATGAAGGCCCACCAGACCTTTGGCCTGGACATGGCCCAGATTGCCGAACTGTGGCGCCACGGCAGCGTGGTGCGCAGCTGGCTGCTGGACCTGACCGCCGAGGCCCTGAAGAACAAGGCCGATTTCGACCAGCTTTCGGACTACGTGGCCGACAGCGGCGAGGGGCGCTGGACCATCATCGATTCGGTGGAACTGGGCGTGCCCACCCCGGTGATCACCCTGGCCACCCAGATGCGCTTTCGCAGCCAGCAGGAGGTCAGCTACGCCGGACAGATGCTCTCGGCCATGCGCCGGGCGTTCGGCGGGCACGCGGTCAAGACCATCGAGGCGCCCCGCCAGGAAGGGCTGGTGCCCGAGGTGGCCCCCGGCGACCACCCCAAGGCGGCGGCCCCCGAGAATATTGGGCAGACCAGCAGCGCGGGCGAGGGCAGCGCCGCCGAACAGCTGGGCGAAACCGGCCAGCAGCGCGTGAAGGGTGACGAGTGA